DNA sequence from the Salvia splendens isolate huo1 chromosome 19, SspV2, whole genome shotgun sequence genome:
tccggtgtttattatcctacttctgtgcgcgttttggagcattgcatgtatgtggcaattggttttaaaacttgtgtgaaaaatactcaattcgttgagttgaaggctattttgttttacatggttgaaaaatggttaaaatatttttcacgtattccaaatgtgtttttgattgcaaaatgcttggatccaaagtggaagttgcatggtgtttataaaattttagacatgtactatggttgtttgcacgctttggatttttctcaactccgcgaaatgggcttgacaagaggagaatgcttcgaactaagtattccggatgttgatgaaatcaaacataggttagatagtgcacttcgttctctctacgcggaatatgaaatgcggtataacaccgctcaccaggtacgtgctcctcctagtccttctacatttgattttggtggaggggatttttccaatgtcatgatcgatcccgacgtagtatcacaattgcaagatctatacggtactacaaccaataggactagagcgactagtgaattagatatatatttggaatcgcgctctatttttcaagatgcaggtcctcctactcaacaaattgacgtccttaattggtggggaacacatgacaaagagtttccgatactctccatcatggctaaggagatattcgccgttcccgcttccaccgtcgccgttgaacaagcttttagtgtcggcggttgtgtcctagacgacaaaaggagcaatctctccgccaagaacatggaagccactatgttacttgacaattgggcaaaggcggacatgagagcacaagagccggatttcgacttccgtgtagagagtgatggtgaagaattttcttccgatggcgatgacgaggtcagaagcgatagcactcaacattagcaatgagtcgacgggggcggtgaacggcgagcactgccgaccaaaaaggtaagcaaggtaagagaactacgtgggctttgattcctcaataaaattgtggatacgtaggcacctcaacttaaatttgaaaagtttaacttcgaaagtttaagttgagctcaagcccttttcaatttttttttcccccctatttcatagatcattcaggatgcggctatgttgtacttgaagatcattaaaatatattccccatttgataaatatcaaatgcggaatatattttaatgatcttcaagtacaacttagccgcatcctgaatgatctatgaaatcttaccttggaatcaacctttttttcttgcaaaatgttgcccattttctaagcaaacacatatcagcacgctatatacacattgctgcatttctaataggggcaatttgatcttccaaagcaatcaatgcatctcgaacacacatagtcagaacattatttaagcatctagcatggaaaaaatcagaacaaactatctattagtactaattttttccatgctagatgcttgaataatattctgactatgtgtgttcgagatgcattgattgctttggaagatcaaattgcccctattagaaatgtagcaatgtgtatatagcgtgttgatatgtgtttgcttagaaaatgggcaacattttgcaagaaaaaagggttgatcccaaggtaagagaactacgtgggctttgattcctcaataaaattgtggatacgtaggcaactcaacttaaatttgaaaagtttaactttgaaagtttaagttgatctcaagcccttttcaatttttcctttttcccccccatttcatttttttttaaatttaccttccgagtccgacgaggcgacgagccgacgcccgacgacacttgtaaattatattacattgttgtatgttgttgtattgtatacttatgtattgtaaattgtaatgtatcgttgtccgttacaactcaaaatcaataaaatttatttcattttctccttattcgtcttatttgtgcttgaattatgcattgtcttgttccgatttgttgtataaagccaaatttcaaatttaaaaaaaaaaataataataattgaaccggcgaaaccgccggttcaaaaaccggaaccgccaaaaccgccggaaaaccggcggttccgaaccggaaccggaaccgcccggttttcgaaccggaaccggaaccgtgaaatagcctcacggtccggttccggttccgcttccgccaaaaccggaaccggcggttccgaaccggaaccgccggttttcgaaccgtgggcatctctacGTGAAGGTCGTCTTTTCCTGATCTTCTGGATTGACGTAAATCTGGAAGTATCCGCTATATCAATCCAGAAAATAGAAAAACTTCTTGCCTgccaatctctccaacatttggtctaTAAATAGCAATGGGAAATAGTCCTTCCGCGTGGCCTCATTCAGTTTCcgataatcgatgcacatccgccaaccgaTTACTAACCTTGTGTGTACCaattcatttttctcatttgtcACCACTTGGATccccgacttctttggtaccatatggactgggcTTACCCACTTATTGTCGGGAATCGAGTATATGATACCTAATGACAGCAGCTTGAGCACTTCCTTCAAGACCTCTTCTCTCATATCCGGGTTCAACTTTCTCTGTGGGTCTCAGTGgggtttcgctccttcctccaagcaaatatggtgcatgcagaggTCAAGACTGATTCCCACCAGGTCTGACGGAGTCCATCCTATGGCTTTCTTGTTCCTCCTGAGTACTTTTAGTAATTCTGTTTCTTGCTCCCCGGTTAGGTTGTTGTTAATGATCATCGGGAACATCTCGTTCTCCTCCAAATAAGCATACCTTAGGCCTGGGGGCAATGTCTTCAGTTCATTCTTTGTTGAACTTGTCTCCTGAGGTAGTGGATTCTTCTTTGCCTCCTTGGTGATTAATCCTTCAGGTCCAAGAAAATTTTCCACATTAGACACACATGCTAATTCCTTAGACCTGGCAGATTCAGGACTTTTACAGAATTCCAGAAGTGCCTCTGCTAACTCTTCATCTGTCATTCCCAGTGTGTTTACGGCCTCGCACCAATTGGCCACCTCCTTGTCAATGAAGTGACTTAACTCAGAATTTTCCACCTGTTCCTGCATcaattcagtctcaagaaatttttggaccagggggttaattaCATCTACAACATGCACATTTCTATGTCCAGTGGCTTCTTCATAACCTCATCTATGTTAAAAATAAACTTCTGTCCATGATAATCTAAGCAAatagttccatcaaaaacatcaatgattgtCTTAGCGGTGCgtaaaaatggtcttcctaaaagcactccgctagactcagcagactgGTACTCACTCATCTTtataacatggaaatcagcagggtatagaaaatcatgcactttgactatTACATTCTCTAACACACCCTCGGGACTGATGCACAACCTATCAGCTAATTGAATTACCACCTTCGTATCAACCATTCTCACTCCTTCCAGTTTCTTATAAagggaaagcggtaaaacatttattgatgCACCTAGATCACACAAAGCATGCTCGACTTTAATGTTCCCAATCGAAATGgggagagtgaacatacctggatcagtACGCTTGGAGGGCATTCTTCTCTTCTAAATCACTGCCGATACGGTTTCTCCAATCACTATTTTGCCGCTGGGTTTAGTCTTCCCGGCGATAAACTCCTTGATAAACTTGCTGAAGATGGGCAGCTTTAAAGCTTGGAGAAACGTCAGATtaatttccaacttcccaaaaatttcCATGAAGTCCGCTGGATCCTCCTTTTTCTTCTTAAGTTCCCCTTTGTAGGGAAAGGGTTTCACCTGCCTTTCTTTGTTGCTACTGTCTCCCTTGGAAGACTCTCCAGCCTCTCTCCTGATTTCTTCTATCTCTACCTCAACTCTTGGGCCCAAGAAGTGTTGATCAACTTCTTGGGGTTCTGGTCTTTTACCGTTTCTGCTCTGGTTGTCATCCTCTGTTCTGACTTCCCCTGTTTCAACCTCCCCTGTTTCGGTTTTCTTATCCGGTGGAGTTGGAGTCGACCATTCATCTTCCTTCGTACTTGGACCGTCATATTCTCGCCCAGATCTTAGGGTGATCTGGCTGATGTTCCCCCTATCCGGTGGTTGCACCGAGGCAGGAATCCTTCATTCGTTCCCGCGCATCTCACTCAAAGAAGTCGTGATCTGGGATAGCTGCTTCGCTAACAAGTCCATAGCTGCCTTCTGCTCAGTttgcgcatcctgaagcttatgcaccacgtcattgttggactGCATGTTGTTCTAAATGTGCTGCTGTGAGTTCACCATATCAGTCACCAATTCGTCAATGCTTTTCAGCTGTCTTGAGCTCTGCTGGCTGGTATTCAGCCCTTGAGGGTGGTTTGGGCCATGCCCCT
Encoded proteins:
- the LOC121778955 gene encoding uncharacterized protein LOC121778955; translated protein: MPSKRTDPGMFTLPISIGNIKVEHALCDLGASINVLPLSLYKKLEGVRMVDTKVVIQLADRLCISPEGVLENVIVKVHDFLYPADFHVIKMSEYQSAESSGVLLGRPFLRTAKTIIDVFDGTICLDYHGQKFIFNIDEEQVENSELSHFIDKEVANWCEAVNTLGMTDEELAEALLEFCKSPESARSKELACVSNVENFLGPEGLITKEAKKNPLPQETSSTKNELKTLPPGLRYAYLEENEMFPMIINNNLTGEQETELLKVLRRNKKAIGWTPSDLVGISLDLCMHHICLEEGAKPH